A segment of the Streptomyces sp. ITFR-21 genome:
GGGCGGCGCCGAAGACCGCTCCCGGGGTGGGGCGGAGCCCCCGGCGGGTGTGGACCTCGGGGGTCGTGGCGCCGCCGCCGACCGACACCGGGCCGACCACGTCCGAGCTGTTGCCACTGGGCCGGGCCCGGGACGAACTGAACTTGCGGTACGACGAGTTCGACGTGGCGCTGCAGATCGGCGAAGTGCCCTGCGTGGCCTGCGGCCCCGGCCTGCGGAAGGTGCCGGCCGAGGCCGTCGCCCGGCTGCGCGCGGAGGATGGCCACCCCGGCCCGCTGCGCGCCCGGCTGCTGCTCGTCAGCAGCGACGAGGCGGCGAAGCTCCTCGGGGTCGGCCGGGGCCGCTTCGTCCGGCTGGCCAGAGCGGGACACCTGTGCCCTGTCCGCTGGTACGTGAACCGGTACCAGGCGGTGGTGTGGATGTACCTGGCCGGCGAAGTCTCGGAGTTCGCCGACCGGAACCCGGCGCTGTTGCACGGGCCGCTGCCCGCGCAACTTCGAGAGGCGGTGGCGGCCGGCCGGGACCGGCGGGCGTGCGGATGGCGTGTGCGCCGCGCCGGGCAACTCGTGCGGGACGCCTACGACTCCTGGGAGGAAGCCGCGGTCTGGGCCGCGCTCCTCGGCCCCGAGGTCGTCGCCGGCGCGGTGCCCGACGCCTACGAACGCGCCCACCTGCGCCGACTGCGCGCAGGGTTGCCACCGAGCCGGTTCGGGCGAGCCTCGGCCGAGCGCATCAGGGGGCTGACCACCGCCGACCAACCGGAGGAGGTCGCGGCGGGGCTGCTCGCCCTGGCCGAGGCGCTCGGCAGAGCCCGCGCCGTGCGGCCGGCGCCCCGGCCGGGTCCGCCGCTCGTATCGGGACCACCGGCCCCGCCGCCTCAGCTGCCCCCGGACGCGTCCGCACAGCCGCTCGAACTGCACGGGCCGCCGACGCTCCCGCTTCCGCGGCGCGGACCGGCGCTTGCGGTACCCGGGGTCGTGCTTGGCCCTACCGTGCCTGTGCCCGGGCCCACGGTGTCCGGCCGTGCGGCGGCCGCGGACCTGCCACCGGCGCCGCTGCTCGGACCGTTCCCGGCCATCCCCGTCCCCGCGGTCCCGCCGCCCGCGCCGACGCCCTCGGACTCCCTGCCGCCGCGGCAGGCAGCCGGGTACGCACGCTTCGGGCCGGCCCCCGCGCTGCCGCGCGCCACGTCTTCGCGGCGGGTGGCGCGCGGGACCGCCGGGCCGGGGCGGCGGCTGGGGCTGCGCGTACTGCTGCGCGGCCGGCGGTCAGCCCCCGACCTTGCGGAACAGCCCTTCCTGCATGACCGAGACCAGCAACCGCCCCTGCCGGTCGAAGATCTGACCGCGCGCCAGACCCAGGGCTCCGGTCGCGATGGGTGACTCCTGCTGGTAGAGAAACCACTCGTCGGTCCGGAACCGCCGGTGGAACCACATGGCGTGGTCCAGCGACGCCGTGTCGAAACCGCGCGGTCCCCACAGCGGCTCGACCGGCACCCGGACCGCGTCCAGCAGCATCATGTCGCTGGCATAGGTGAGGGCGCAGGTGTGAACGAGCGGGTCGTCGCCGAGCGGCCCCAGCGCGCGCATCCACACCGCGCTGCGCGGCTCGGCGCCCTCGATCTCCCCTGGGGTCCAGCGCAGCCGCTCCACATAACGGATGTCGAAGGCGACCCTGCGGTCCATCCGTTGCAGGGTCTCCGGCAACACCCCCAGGTGAGCGCGGAGTTCGTCGCCGAGTCTCGGTAGGTCCTCCGGCCCGGGTACCTCGGGCATCGGCAGTTGGTGTTCGAAGCCCGGTTCGGGCTGATGGAAGGAGGCGGTCAAATTGAAGATTGTCCGACCCTCCTGGACGGCCACCACCCGGCGGGTCGTGAAGGAGCGGCCGTCACGGACCCGCTCGACCTGGTACACGATGGGCACTCCCGGCCGCCCTGGGCGCAGGAAGTACGCGTGCAGCGAGTGCACCGGCCGGGCGCCTTCGGTGGTGCGGCCGGCCGCGACCAGTGCCTGCCCGGCGACCTGGCCGCCGAACACCCGCTGCAGCCGTTCCTGCGGGCTGCGGCCGCGGAAGATGTCCTCCTCGATCCGCTCCAGGTCGAGCAGCTCGACCAGCCCCTCGGCCGGATTGCCCATCGGGTCCTCCTCGCGTTCCTCGTATACCCCGGGCCCCTCGTCCGCGGCGCCGCCCGTGTCCGCCGTGCCGCTCGGGCGACCCGTGCCGCCCGCGGCGGCCGGCCCGCCGGTCGGCACGTCAGAGCTCGCCGACGCCGGTCAGCCGGATCACCGCGCGGCCCTCCTCGTCGGAGGCCGCCAGGTCGACCTCGGCGGAGATGCCCCAGCCGTGGTCGCCGTTGGGGTCGGCGAAGGTCTGCCGGACCCGCCACAGGCCGTGCTGCGGCTGCTCCTCGATCTGCAGCAGCTTGGGGCCGCGGGCGTCCGGTCCGGTGCCCAGGTCGTCGTACTCGTCCCAGTACGCGTCCATGGCGTCCGCCCAGGTGTCGGCGTCCCAGCCGGAGTCCGCGTCGAGCTCGGCGAGCTGGTCGTACTTCTCCAGCGCGGCCAGCTCCACCCGGCGGAAGAGGGCGTTGCGGACCAGCACCCGGAAGGCCCGGGAGTTGGCGGTGACCGGCTTGACCTGGTCGGCGCGCTCCGCGGCCTGCTCAGCGGTCTCCACCTCCGGGTTGGCCAGCTGCTCCCACTCGTCGAGCAGGCTGGAGTCCACCTGCCGGACGAGTTCGCCCAGCCATGCCGTCAGATCCTGGAAGTCCTCCGACTTCAGGTCGTCCGGCACGGTGTGCTCCAGCGCCTTGTAAGCGCCGGCCAGGTAGCGCAACACGATGCCCTCGGTCCTGGCGAGTTCGTAGGAGGAGACGAACTCCGAGAAGGTCATGGCCCGTTCGTACATGTCACGGACCACCGACTTGGGGGACAGCGGGTGGTCGCCGACCCAGGGATGGCTCTTGCGGTACACGCCGTAGGCGTGCAGCAGCAGCTCCTCCAGCGGCTTGGGGTAGCTGACGTCCTGGAGCCGCTCCATGCGCTCCTCGTACTCCACCCCGTCGGCCTTCATCGCGTTGACGGCGTCGCCGCGCGCCTTGTTCTGCTGGGCGGCCAGGATCTGCCGCGGGTCGTCGAGTGTGGACTCCACGACCGACACCATGTCCAGGGCGTAGGAGGGCGAGTCGGGGTCGAGAAGGTCGAAGGAGGCGAGCGCGAAGGTGGACAGCGGCTGGTTGAGCGCGAAGTCCTGCTGGAGGTCGACGGTGAGCCGGACGATACGGCCCTCGGCGTCCGGCTGCGCCAGCCGCTCCACCACACCGCCGTCCAGCAGCGAGCGGTAGATCGCGATGGCCCGCCGGATGTGCCGCAGCTGGGCCCGCCGGTCCTCGTGGTTGTCCTCCAGCAGCCGGCGCATGGCCTCGAAGGCGTTGCCCGGCCGGGCGATGACGGACAGCAGCATCGTGTGCGTCACGCGGAAGCGCGAGGTCAGCGGCTCCGGCTCGGCGGCGATCAGCTTCTCGAAGGTCGCCTCCGACCAGTTCACGAAGCCTTCGGGCGCCTTCTTGCGGACCACCTTGCGGCGTTTCTTCGGATCGTCGCCGGCCTTCGCCAGCGCCTTCTCGTTCTCGATCACGTGCTCGGGGGCCTGCGCCACCACGAAGCCGGCGGTGTCGAACCCGGCCCGTCCGGCACGGCCGGCGATCTGGTGGAACTCGCGGGCCCGCAGCACCCGCACCCGCTGGCCGTCGTACTTGGCGAGGGCGGTGAAGAGCACCGTGCGGATCGGTACGTTGACGCCCACCCCGAGGGTGTCGGTCCCGCAGATCACCTTCAGCAGGCCGGCCTGCGCCAGCTTCTCCACCAGCCGCCGGTACTTGGGCAGCATGCCCGCGTGGTGGACGCCGATGCCGTGCCGCACGTAGCGGGAGAGGTTGCGGCCGAAGGCGGTGGTGAAGCGGAAGTTGCCGATCACCTCGGCGATCGCGTCCTTCTCCGCCCGGCTGGACATGTTGATGCTCATCAGCGCCTGCGCCCGCTCCACGGCGGCGGCCTGGGTGAAGTGCACGATGTAGACCGGGGACTGACGGGTCTCCAGCAGTTCGGTGATCGTCTCGGTCATCGGCGTGGTGCGGTACTCGTAGCTGAGCGGCACCGGCCGGGTCGCGGACCGCACCACCGAGGTGGGCCGGCCGGTGCGGCGGGTCAGGTCCTCCTCGAACCGGGACACGTCGCCGAGCGTCGCCGACATCAGCAGGAACTGCGCCTGCGGCAGCTCCAGCAGCGGGATCTGCCAGGCCCAGCCCCGGTCCGGCTCGGCGTAGAAGTGGAACTCGTCCATCACGACCTGGCCGACGTCGGCGGCGCTGCCGTCGCGCAGCGCGATGGACGCCAGCACCTCGGCGGTGCAGCAGATCACCGGCGCGTCCGGGTTGACCGATGCGTCGCCGGTCAGCATCCCCACGTTCTCGGTGCCGAAGAGTTTGCACAGGTCGAAGAACTTCTCCGACACCAGCGCCTTGATCGGCGCGGTGTAGAAGGTGACCTCGTCACGGGCCAGCGCGGCGAAGTGGGCACCCGCGGCGACCAGGCTCTTCCCGGAGCCGGTGGGGGTGGAAAGGATGACGTTCGCCCCCGAGACCACCTCGATGAGCGCCTCCTCCTGGGCCGGGTAGAGGGTGAGGCCCTGCCCCTCGGCCCACGTCGAGAAAGCCTCGAAGAGGGCGTCGGGATCGGAGTCGGAAGGCAGCTGATCGATAAGGGTCACCCCTCCATCTTGCCCGTCCCGGGCCCCCGGGGCGCAGCCGCCGGAACGGGAGGGGTGATCAACACCGGTATGGTGTGCCCTCGACGATGCGTCAAGTCCGCCTGCAGGCGGCCGAACAGGGGGCTGAGCAGCACCATGATGGGACCCGCGCACTCACTTTCCGGAGCGACGGCCTGGCTGGTGGTGGGGGCCGTCACCGCGGGGCTCGGCCACCCGATGCCCTGGCCGACCCTCGTGGTCGGTGCGCTGATCTGTGCGGGCGCGGCACTCGCTCCCGACCTCGACCACCACGCCGCGACCATCTCGCGCGCCTTCGGGCCGGTCTCGCGCAACCTGTGCAAGATCGTCGACGTGGTGGGCTACACGACGTACAAGGCGACCAGGAAGCCGGGCGACCCGAGGCGCAACGGCGGGCACCGCACACTGACTCACACCTGGGTATGGGCGGCGCTGCTGGGGACGGGCTGCTCGGCCGCCGCCGTGTTCGGCGGGCGCTGGGCGGTGCTGGCGATCCTCTTCGTCCACATGGTGCTGGCCGTGGAGGGCCTGCTGTGGCGGCAGGCGAGGACGTCGAGCGACGTGCTGGTGTGGCTGCTCGGCGCCACCAGCGCCTGGGTGCTGACCGATGTGCTGGACGACCCGGGCAACGGCAAGGAGTGGCTGTTCACCGCCCCCGGCGAGCACTACATGTGGATCGGGCTGCCGATCCTGCTGGGCGCGCTGGTGCACTGCGTGGGCGACGCGCTGACCGTCTCCGGGTGCCCGATCCTGTGGCCGATACCGATAGGCCGCAAGCGCTGGTACCCGCTGGGGCCGCCGAAGTTCATGCGGTTCCGCGCGGGGAGCTGGGTGGAGATCAAGGTACTCACCCCGGCGTTCTTCGTGGTCGGCGGGGTGAGCGCGCTCGGCGCCCTGGGCGTCTTCGGCTGACCCCGGCGGGCGGCCGGCCCTCCTTCGTCGTCCGCCCGTCCGCCCGTCCGCCGGCTACCCGTGCCAGGACCGCCACAGGGCCGCGTAGGCGCCGCCGGCGGCGACCAGCTGGTGGTGGCTGCCCAGCTCGCTGATCCGGCCGTCCTCGATCACCGCGATGACGTCCGCGTCGTGGGCGGTGTGCAACCGGTGCGCGATGGCGACGACCGTACGGCCGTCGAGCACCCGGGCCAGTGAGCGCTCCAGGCGCCGGGCCGCCCGCGGGTCCAGCAGCGAGGTGGCCTCGTCCAGCACCAGGGTGTGCGGGTCGGCCAGCACCAGCCGGGCCAGGGCCAGCTGCTGGGCCTGCGCCGGGGTGAGCACCGCCCCACCCGAGCCCATCTCGGTGTCGAGGCCGTCGGCCAGTGCCAGCGCCCAGCCCCCGGCGTCCACCGCGCGCAGCGCGCTCCACAGCTCCGCGTCGTTCGCCCGGCCCCGGGCCAGCCGCAGGTTGTCGCGGAGGCTGCCGACGAACACGTGGTGCTCCTGGTTGACCAGCGCGACATGCTCACGTACCCGTTCGGCGGGCATCCGGGCCAGCTCCGCGCCGCCGAGGGTGATCTCGCCGGAACGCGGCGCGTAGATCCCGGCCAGCAGCCGGCCCAGCGTGGACTTGCCCGCGCCCGACGGTCCCACCAGGGCCAGCCGGGTGCCCGGCGGGACGGTCAGGGTCACCCCGTGCAGTACGTCGGCGCCCGCCCGGTAGCCGAACCGCACCTGGTCGGCGGCCACCTCGCGACCCCGCGGCGAGATCCCCTCGTCGCCCTCCGCCTCGGCGACCTCCCGTACGCCGACCAGCCGGGCCAGCGACACCTGGGCGACCTGCAGCTCGTCGTACCAGCGCAGCATCAGGTTGACCGGGTCGACCAGCATCTGGGCGTACAGCGCGCCGGTGGTCAGCTCTCCCGCGGTCACCCAGCCGTGCAGCGCGAAGGTCCCCCCGATCATCAGAACCGAGGTAAGGATCAGCGCCTGCGTCAGGTTGACCACCGGGAACAGCACGCTGCGCAGCCACATCGTGTAGCGCGCCCACGCCACCCACTGCCGGAGACGCAGCCGGGACAGCTCCTCGCGGCGGTCGCCGAGGCCGTGCGCCTCGATGGTGCGGCCGGCGTCCACGGACTCGGCGAGCACCGCGGCGACGGCCGCGTAGCCCGCCGCCTCCGACCGGTACGCCTCCGGGGCGCGCTTGAAGTACCAGCGGCACCCCGCCAGCAGCAGCGGCACCGCGACCAGCATCGACAGGGCCAGCGGCGGGGACGTCACGGTGAGCGCCCCGAGCAGCAGCAGGGCCCACACGACCGCAATGGCCAGCTGCGGTACGGCCTCGCGCATCGCGTTGGACAGCCGGTCGATGTCCGTGGTGATCCGGGACAGCAGATCACCGGTGCCGGCCCGCTCCAGCACGCCCGGCGGCAGCGCCACCGACCGCACCAGGAAGTCCTCGCGCAGATCGGCCAGCATCCGCTCGCCGAGGTCCGCCCCGCGCAGCCGTACCGTCCGCACGAAGAACGCCTGCACCGCCAGTGCGGCCAGGAACAGGGCGACGGTCCGCCCGAGCTCGATGTGCCGGTCCCCGGAGGACAGGTCCTGCACCAGGCCGCCCAAGAGGTAGGGACCCACCATCGAGGCCAGCACCGCGACCGTGTTGACCGCCAGCAGCAGCGTGAACGCGCTCCGGTGCCGCCGCGCCAGCTCGCGCACGTAGGCCCGGACGGTGGCGGGCGAGCCCACCGGGAGGGTGGCGCTCTGCTGCGGCGCGGCCGGATCGTACGCGGGCGGCCGTACCCCGATCACGCGGACTCCTCCATCGGCACCGGCGGCACCGGCGACTCCGGCGACTCCGGCGACTCCGGCGGCTCCGGCGGCACCGGCGGCTCCGGCGGCACCGGCGGCACCGGCGGCACCGGCGGCACCGCGGAATCCTGCGGCCGTGCGGTCGCCTCGTGCTCCGGTGCCCGGACGCCGGGGGTGCCCTTTCGGCGCTCCCCGCCCTCTCGGCCGGCCCCGCCATCCTGGTCCTCCCGGGTGACGACCGCGCGGTACCGCGGGTCGGTGCGCAGCAGGTCGTGGTGGCGGCCCGCCGCGGTGGCGGTGCCCTCGTCGACGAACACCACCCGGTCGGCCCGGTCCAGCACCAGCGGGCTGGAGGTGAGGACCACGGTGGTGCGTCCGCCACGGATCTCCTTCAGGCTCGCGGCGATCCGCGCCTCGGTGTGCGCGTCCACCGCCGACGTCGGCTCGTCGAGCACCAGCACCTGCGGGTCGGCCACCAGCGAACGGGCCAGGGCGAGCCGCTGGCGCTGGCCGCCGGACAGCGACCGGCCGCGTTCGGTGATCCGGGCCCGCATCGGGTCGCCGCGGTGCGCGCCCGTGCCGGCCGTGGACTGCGCGAGGGCGTCCAGCACGTCACCGCACTGCGCCGCGGCCAGTGCCTGCGCCGCGCCGACCCGGCCGGAGGAGGGCACGTCGAGCAGTTCGGCCAGGGTGCCGGACAGCAGCACCGGGTC
Coding sequences within it:
- a CDS encoding DEAD/DEAH box helicase codes for the protein MTLIDQLPSDSDPDALFEAFSTWAEGQGLTLYPAQEEALIEVVSGANVILSTPTGSGKSLVAAGAHFAALARDEVTFYTAPIKALVSEKFFDLCKLFGTENVGMLTGDASVNPDAPVICCTAEVLASIALRDGSAADVGQVVMDEFHFYAEPDRGWAWQIPLLELPQAQFLLMSATLGDVSRFEEDLTRRTGRPTSVVRSATRPVPLSYEYRTTPMTETITELLETRQSPVYIVHFTQAAAVERAQALMSINMSSRAEKDAIAEVIGNFRFTTAFGRNLSRYVRHGIGVHHAGMLPKYRRLVEKLAQAGLLKVICGTDTLGVGVNVPIRTVLFTALAKYDGQRVRVLRAREFHQIAGRAGRAGFDTAGFVVAQAPEHVIENEKALAKAGDDPKKRRKVVRKKAPEGFVNWSEATFEKLIAAEPEPLTSRFRVTHTMLLSVIARPGNAFEAMRRLLEDNHEDRRAQLRHIRRAIAIYRSLLDGGVVERLAQPDAEGRIVRLTVDLQQDFALNQPLSTFALASFDLLDPDSPSYALDMVSVVESTLDDPRQILAAQQNKARGDAVNAMKADGVEYEERMERLQDVSYPKPLEELLLHAYGVYRKSHPWVGDHPLSPKSVVRDMYERAMTFSEFVSSYELARTEGIVLRYLAGAYKALEHTVPDDLKSEDFQDLTAWLGELVRQVDSSLLDEWEQLANPEVETAEQAAERADQVKPVTANSRAFRVLVRNALFRRVELAALEKYDQLAELDADSGWDADTWADAMDAYWDEYDDLGTGPDARGPKLLQIEEQPQHGLWRVRQTFADPNGDHGWGISAEVDLAASDEEGRAVIRLTGVGEL
- a CDS encoding ABC transporter ATP-binding protein; the protein is MIGVRPPAYDPAAPQQSATLPVGSPATVRAYVRELARRHRSAFTLLLAVNTVAVLASMVGPYLLGGLVQDLSSGDRHIELGRTVALFLAALAVQAFFVRTVRLRGADLGERMLADLREDFLVRSVALPPGVLERAGTGDLLSRITTDIDRLSNAMREAVPQLAIAVVWALLLLGALTVTSPPLALSMLVAVPLLLAGCRWYFKRAPEAYRSEAAGYAAVAAVLAESVDAGRTIEAHGLGDRREELSRLRLRQWVAWARYTMWLRSVLFPVVNLTQALILTSVLMIGGTFALHGWVTAGELTTGALYAQMLVDPVNLMLRWYDELQVAQVSLARLVGVREVAEAEGDEGISPRGREVAADQVRFGYRAGADVLHGVTLTVPPGTRLALVGPSGAGKSTLGRLLAGIYAPRSGEITLGGAELARMPAERVREHVALVNQEHHVFVGSLRDNLRLARGRANDAELWSALRAVDAGGWALALADGLDTEMGSGGAVLTPAQAQQLALARLVLADPHTLVLDEATSLLDPRAARRLERSLARVLDGRTVVAIAHRLHTAHDADVIAVIEDGRISELGSHHQLVAAGGAYAALWRSWHG
- a CDS encoding metal-dependent hydrolase codes for the protein MMGPAHSLSGATAWLVVGAVTAGLGHPMPWPTLVVGALICAGAALAPDLDHHAATISRAFGPVSRNLCKIVDVVGYTTYKATRKPGDPRRNGGHRTLTHTWVWAALLGTGCSAAAVFGGRWAVLAILFVHMVLAVEGLLWRQARTSSDVLVWLLGATSAWVLTDVLDDPGNGKEWLFTAPGEHYMWIGLPILLGALVHCVGDALTVSGCPILWPIPIGRKRWYPLGPPKFMRFRAGSWVEIKVLTPAFFVVGGVSALGALGVFG
- a CDS encoding DUF6397 family protein; the encoded protein is MAVKTLKPARNAKATKSGRPAREPKAARTTGAERAAKGSAREMRRERAAPKTAPGVGRSPRRVWTSGVVAPPPTDTGPTTSELLPLGRARDELNLRYDEFDVALQIGEVPCVACGPGLRKVPAEAVARLRAEDGHPGPLRARLLLVSSDEAAKLLGVGRGRFVRLARAGHLCPVRWYVNRYQAVVWMYLAGEVSEFADRNPALLHGPLPAQLREAVAAGRDRRACGWRVRRAGQLVRDAYDSWEEAAVWAALLGPEVVAGAVPDAYERAHLRRLRAGLPPSRFGRASAERIRGLTTADQPEEVAAGLLALAEALGRARAVRPAPRPGPPLVSGPPAPPPQLPPDASAQPLELHGPPTLPLPRRGPALAVPGVVLGPTVPVPGPTVSGRAAAADLPPAPLLGPFPAIPVPAVPPPAPTPSDSLPPRQAAGYARFGPAPALPRATSSRRVARGTAGPGRRLGLRVLLRGRRSAPDLAEQPFLHDRDQQPPLPVEDLTARQTQGSGRDG
- a CDS encoding acyl-CoA thioesterase; this encodes MGNPAEGLVELLDLERIEEDIFRGRSPQERLQRVFGGQVAGQALVAAGRTTEGARPVHSLHAYFLRPGRPGVPIVYQVERVRDGRSFTTRRVVAVQEGRTIFNLTASFHQPEPGFEHQLPMPEVPGPEDLPRLGDELRAHLGVLPETLQRMDRRVAFDIRYVERLRWTPGEIEGAEPRSAVWMRALGPLGDDPLVHTCALTYASDMMLLDAVRVPVEPLWGPRGFDTASLDHAMWFHRRFRTDEWFLYQQESPIATGALGLARGQIFDRQGRLLVSVMQEGLFRKVGG